Proteins from one Mycolicibacter virginiensis genomic window:
- the rsmH gene encoding 16S rRNA (cytosine(1402)-N(4))-methyltransferase RsmH: protein MKHSATSSEARARASWPLSEPTLTYFPNVRFALSGRDLEARAACSRVARRGARRPSDRAIHWPQQGGIAVAEQGEFGHVPVLLDRCVELLAPALTRQSPDGQGATLVDATLGAGGHTERFLSEFPGLRVIGLDRDTTALDIAGARLARFADRLQTVCTRYDGIPAALAESGLAATGSVAAVLFDLGVSSMQLDRVERGFSYAQDAPLDMRMDPQAELTAADIVNTYDAAALTDILRRFGEERFASRIASYIVRRRAQTPFTSTGELTALLYEAIPAPARRTGGHPAKRTFQALRIAVNGELDSLRDALPAALDALAVGGRVAVMSYQSLEDRIVKQQFAAATASRTPVGLPVELPGDEPKFTTLTRGAEKAEADEVERNPRAGSVRLRAVERVQAGPIVASRGK from the coding sequence ATGAAGCACTCAGCGACATCATCTGAGGCGCGCGCCCGTGCCTCGTGGCCTCTGTCCGAACCGACCCTGACGTACTTCCCCAACGTCAGGTTCGCGCTGTCGGGCAGGGACCTCGAGGCAAGGGCCGCCTGCAGCCGGGTCGCACGCCGTGGGGCCCGGAGACCAAGCGATCGTGCAATTCATTGGCCGCAACAGGGAGGTATTGCTGTGGCCGAACAGGGCGAATTCGGACATGTGCCGGTCCTGCTGGACCGTTGCGTGGAGCTGCTGGCTCCGGCGCTGACCAGGCAGTCGCCCGACGGCCAGGGCGCGACCCTGGTGGACGCCACCCTCGGGGCCGGCGGGCACACCGAGCGGTTCTTGAGCGAGTTCCCCGGCCTGCGGGTCATCGGTTTGGACCGCGATACCACCGCACTCGACATCGCCGGGGCCCGGTTGGCCCGCTTCGCCGATCGGCTCCAGACGGTCTGTACCCGATACGACGGGATTCCCGCGGCGCTTGCCGAATCCGGCTTGGCCGCAACCGGGTCGGTGGCTGCGGTGTTGTTCGACCTCGGGGTGTCCTCGATGCAGCTCGACCGGGTGGAGCGGGGATTCTCCTACGCGCAGGACGCGCCGCTGGACATGCGAATGGACCCGCAGGCCGAACTCACCGCCGCAGACATCGTGAACACCTACGACGCGGCCGCGCTGACCGACATTCTGCGCCGCTTCGGCGAGGAGCGTTTCGCATCGCGGATCGCCTCGTACATCGTGCGCCGCCGGGCCCAGACCCCATTCACCTCGACCGGGGAACTGACGGCGCTGCTCTACGAGGCGATTCCGGCGCCGGCGCGACGCACCGGGGGACACCCGGCCAAGCGGACATTTCAGGCGCTGCGCATCGCGGTCAACGGCGAATTGGACTCACTGCGAGACGCATTGCCGGCGGCGCTGGATGCGTTGGCGGTGGGTGGACGCGTGGCGGTGATGTCCTACCAGTCGCTGGAGGACCGCATCGTCAAGCAGCAGTTCGCCGCGGCCACCGCGTCTCGCACCCCGGTCGGGCTGCCGGTCGAATTGCCCGGGGACGAACCGAAGTTCACGACGTTGACGCGGGGCGCCGAAAAGGCCGAGGCGGATGAGGTCGAGCGCAACCCACGAGCGGGCTCAGTCCGGCTACGTGCGGTTGAGCGGGTCCAGGCCGGCCCGATCGTGGCATCGAGGGGGAAGTGA
- a CDS encoding peptidoglycan D,D-transpeptidase FtsI family protein has protein sequence MRRPARGTGPARRADGSTAAASRKTRRSATSPAKPAKAAKPAKAPKATTTTGHSARERRTRQATEVGLRSASFVFRHRTGNAVIFLVLALSAAQLFYLQVPRASGLRAEAAGQLKVTDVQQAMRGDIIDRTGDKLAFTIEARALSFQPVKIGKQLADAKKKDPSAPDPQLRLQQIAKEISTRLGNKPDSAALLKKLRSNETFVYLARAVDPAVAEVITEKCPEVGSERQDLRQYPGGSLAANIIGGIDWDGHGLLGLEDSMDAVLAGTDGSVTYDRGSDGVVIPGSYRNRHKAVNGSTIQLTLDDDIQFYVQQQVQQAKNVTGAHDVTAVVLDAKSGEVLAMAGDNTFDPSQDVGRQEDRQLGNLAVSSPFEPGSVNKIITAASVIEYGLGHPDDVLQVPGSINVADVTVSDAWEHGVAPYTITGIFGKSSNVGTLMLAQRVGPERWFDMVEKFGLGQRTGVALPGESAGLVPPVDQWSGSSFANLPIGQGLSMTLLQMAGMYQAIANDGLRIPPRIIKATISPDGSRAEEPRPEGVRVVSEQTAATVRNMLRSVVQRDPTGVQQGTGWQAAVDGYQIAGKTGTAQQINPACGCYYDDVYWITFAGIAPADNPRYVIGLMMNNPHRAADGSPGTSAAPLFHNIAGWLLQRHNVPLSPDPGPPLVLQAM, from the coding sequence ATGAGACGGCCCGCGCGGGGAACCGGCCCGGCACGTCGTGCCGACGGCTCGACCGCAGCTGCCTCGCGAAAGACCCGCCGATCCGCCACCTCGCCGGCGAAGCCGGCCAAAGCCGCCAAGCCCGCTAAGGCGCCGAAAGCGACCACCACAACCGGACATTCGGCGCGCGAGCGTCGTACCCGCCAAGCCACCGAGGTGGGCCTGCGTAGCGCGTCGTTCGTCTTCCGGCACCGCACCGGCAACGCGGTCATCTTCCTGGTGCTGGCCTTGTCGGCTGCTCAGTTGTTCTACCTGCAGGTGCCGCGGGCCTCCGGGCTACGGGCTGAAGCCGCCGGACAACTCAAGGTCACCGACGTCCAGCAGGCGATGCGCGGCGACATCATCGACCGCACCGGGGACAAGCTCGCCTTCACCATCGAGGCCCGGGCGCTGTCCTTCCAGCCGGTCAAGATCGGCAAGCAGCTTGCCGACGCCAAAAAGAAGGATCCGTCGGCACCCGATCCGCAGCTGCGGCTGCAGCAGATCGCCAAGGAGATCTCCACACGCCTCGGCAACAAGCCGGACTCCGCAGCCCTGTTGAAGAAGCTGCGCAGCAACGAGACGTTCGTCTATCTCGCCCGTGCCGTTGACCCCGCGGTGGCCGAGGTGATCACCGAGAAATGCCCTGAGGTCGGTAGCGAGCGGCAGGATCTGCGCCAGTATCCGGGCGGGTCGCTGGCGGCCAACATCATCGGCGGCATCGACTGGGACGGCCACGGTCTGTTGGGTCTGGAGGACTCGATGGACGCAGTGCTGGCCGGAACGGACGGGTCGGTCACCTACGACCGCGGCTCGGACGGCGTGGTCATCCCGGGCAGCTACCGCAACCGGCACAAGGCCGTCAACGGGTCGACGATCCAGCTCACCCTCGACGACGACATTCAGTTCTACGTCCAGCAGCAGGTGCAGCAGGCCAAGAACGTTACTGGCGCACACGATGTCACGGCAGTGGTGCTGGACGCCAAGAGCGGTGAGGTGCTGGCGATGGCCGGCGACAACACGTTCGACCCCTCCCAGGACGTCGGGCGCCAGGAGGACCGCCAGCTCGGCAATCTGGCGGTGTCCTCGCCGTTCGAGCCGGGCTCGGTGAACAAGATCATCACCGCCGCCTCGGTCATCGAATACGGCCTCGGGCATCCCGACGACGTCCTGCAGGTACCCGGATCGATCAACGTCGCCGACGTCACCGTCAGCGACGCCTGGGAGCACGGCGTCGCGCCGTACACCATCACCGGGATCTTCGGAAAATCCTCCAACGTCGGCACCCTGATGCTGGCGCAACGAGTGGGCCCCGAGCGCTGGTTCGACATGGTGGAGAAGTTCGGGCTCGGCCAGCGCACCGGTGTCGCGCTACCCGGTGAGAGCGCCGGGCTGGTGCCTCCGGTGGACCAATGGTCCGGCAGCTCCTTCGCCAACCTGCCCATCGGCCAGGGTCTTTCGATGACGCTGCTGCAGATGGCCGGGATGTACCAGGCCATCGCCAACGACGGGCTGCGGATTCCGCCGCGGATCATCAAGGCGACCATTTCCCCCGACGGCAGCCGCGCTGAGGAGCCTCGGCCCGAAGGAGTCCGGGTGGTCTCGGAGCAGACCGCGGCGACCGTGCGCAACATGCTGCGCTCGGTGGTGCAGCGTGATCCAACCGGTGTTCAGCAGGGCACCGGATGGCAGGCCGCCGTCGACGGCTACCAGATCGCCGGCAAGACCGGTACCGCACAGCAGATCAACCCGGCCTGCGGTTGCTACTACGACGACGTCTACTGGATCACCTTCGCGGGAATAGCGCCGGCGGACAATCCGCGCTACGTCATCGGCCTGATGATGAACAACCCCCACCGCGCCGCGGACGGGTCGCCGGGCACCTCGGCGGCACCGCTGTTCCACAACATCGCCGGGTGGTTGTTGCAGCGTCACAATGTGCCGCTGTCGCCGGACCCGGGACCGCCACTGGTCCTGCAGGCGATGTAG
- a CDS encoding UDP-N-acetylmuramoyl-L-alanyl-D-glutamate--2,6-diaminopimelate ligase has product MVVPAALRPDVGAGTSLRVLAAQIGAVAVAGEAVPDLPITGLTLRAQDVRPGDLFAALPGATTHGARFAADAVARGAVAVLSDGAGATEIAHGAALPGIPVLVHPEPRAALGELAAQVYGHPCDRVTVIGITGTSGKTTTTYLVEAGLRAAGRTAGLIGTVGVRIDGVDLPSALTTPEAPALQALLAAMAQRGVDTAVMEVSSHALTLGRVDGTRFAVGAFTNLSRDHLDFHPTMADYFEAKARLFDPASPLHAARSVVCVDDDAGAAMAARASAPVTVSATGRPADWHVERVSAGGSQGREFIAVDPAGVHHPVGIGLPGDYNVANCLVALAILDAVGVSPEQAAPGLREARVPGRMESIDRGQGFLALVDYAHKPGALEAVLATLRQELRDTTGRLAVVFGAGGDRDHGKREPMGRIAGQAADLVVVTDDNPRGEDPADIRRAVLAGAAAGSAQVVEIGDRRAAIEHAVAWAQPGDVVLIAGKGHETGQTAAGHTQPFDDRLVLAQALEAREGHR; this is encoded by the coding sequence ATGGTGGTGCCTGCTGCTCTGCGCCCCGACGTCGGTGCAGGCACGTCGCTGCGGGTGCTCGCCGCCCAGATCGGGGCGGTCGCGGTAGCCGGCGAAGCGGTTCCGGATCTGCCGATCACCGGGTTGACCCTGCGCGCCCAGGATGTCCGACCCGGTGACCTGTTCGCGGCGCTGCCCGGGGCGACCACCCACGGTGCACGCTTCGCGGCCGACGCGGTCGCCCGGGGTGCGGTCGCGGTGCTCTCCGACGGAGCCGGGGCCACCGAGATCGCCCACGGCGCAGCGCTACCCGGCATCCCTGTGCTGGTTCATCCCGAGCCCCGCGCCGCGTTGGGTGAACTCGCGGCGCAGGTCTACGGGCATCCGTGCGATCGGGTCACCGTCATCGGCATCACAGGGACGTCGGGCAAGACCACCACCACCTATCTGGTCGAGGCCGGTCTGCGGGCTGCGGGCCGCACCGCCGGACTGATCGGCACGGTCGGTGTGCGCATCGACGGCGTCGACCTGCCCAGCGCCTTGACCACCCCCGAGGCGCCGGCGCTGCAGGCGCTGCTGGCCGCGATGGCGCAGCGCGGGGTGGACACCGCGGTCATGGAGGTGTCCAGCCATGCCCTGACGTTGGGCCGGGTCGACGGCACCCGGTTCGCGGTGGGCGCCTTCACCAACCTGTCCCGCGATCATCTCGACTTCCACCCGACGATGGCCGACTACTTCGAGGCCAAGGCCCGCCTGTTCGATCCGGCGTCGCCGCTGCACGCCGCCCGCTCGGTGGTCTGTGTTGACGACGATGCCGGCGCGGCAATGGCGGCGCGGGCGAGCGCGCCGGTCACCGTCAGCGCGACGGGCCGCCCCGCGGACTGGCATGTGGAACGGGTGAGCGCGGGGGGATCCCAGGGGAGAGAGTTCATCGCCGTCGACCCCGCCGGTGTGCACCACCCCGTCGGTATCGGCTTGCCCGGCGACTACAACGTGGCCAATTGTCTTGTGGCGCTGGCCATTCTTGACGCAGTCGGAGTGTCTCCGGAGCAGGCGGCCCCCGGCCTGCGTGAGGCGCGGGTGCCGGGACGGATGGAGTCGATCGATCGTGGCCAGGGCTTCCTGGCGCTGGTCGACTACGCGCACAAGCCCGGGGCGCTGGAAGCGGTGCTGGCGACCCTGCGCCAAGAGCTGCGCGACACCACCGGGCGCTTGGCCGTGGTTTTCGGCGCCGGCGGCGACCGCGACCACGGCAAACGCGAACCGATGGGCCGGATCGCCGGCCAGGCCGCCGACCTGGTCGTGGTCACCGACGACAACCCGCGGGGGGAAGACCCCGCCGACATCCGACGCGCCGTGTTGGCCGGTGCCGCGGCGGGAAGTGCCCAGGTGGTCGAGATCGGTGACCGGCGAGCCGCGATCGAGCACGCGGTGGCCTGGGCCCAGCCCGGGGATGTGGTGCTGATCGCGGGCAAGGGACACGAGACCGGGCAGACCGCCGCCGGGCACACCCAGCCTTTCGATGATCGGCTGGTGCTGGCCCAGGCGCTGGAAGCGCGCGAGGGGCACCGATGA
- a CDS encoding UDP-N-acetylmuramoyl-tripeptide--D-alanyl-D-alanine ligase yields the protein MISLTVAQIAEIVGGRLADITPEQAERTVVTGTVEFDSRRIAPGALFLALPGARADGHDHAVSAVDAGAVAVLAARPVGVPAIVVEPVASDSRSGALEHDDEAGSGAAVLAALAKLAAAVAAALVAKGLTIVGVTGSSGKTSTKDLIAAVLAPLGEVIAPPGSFNNELGHPWTVLRADENTDYLVLELSARHRGNIAALAAIAPPQIAVVLNVGTAHLGEFGSREAIAETKAELAQAVPASGVVILNVDDSAVAAMADKTVARVLRVSRSAPADVWAGPVVLDELARPRFTLHAGAGESEVRLGVSGDHQVGNALCAAAVALECGATPQQVADALAGAGPASGHRMHVSTRADGVTVIDDSYNANPDSMRAALQALAWIARGENPGEKRHSWAVLGEMAELGEDAISEHDRIGRLAVRLDVSRLIVVGVGRSMGAMLHGAVMEGSWGAEATAVPDVDAALALLRAELQAGDVVLVKASNSAGLTALADALSSEDPGDRR from the coding sequence ATGATCTCGCTGACCGTCGCGCAGATCGCCGAGATCGTCGGCGGCCGGCTGGCCGACATCACCCCGGAGCAGGCCGAGCGCACCGTCGTCACCGGCACCGTGGAATTCGACTCCCGCCGGATCGCCCCGGGCGCACTGTTTCTGGCGCTGCCCGGCGCCCGGGCCGACGGCCACGACCATGCGGTGTCGGCGGTCGATGCCGGCGCGGTGGCGGTGCTGGCAGCCCGCCCGGTCGGGGTCCCGGCCATCGTTGTGGAGCCCGTCGCATCCGACAGTCGATCCGGTGCGCTCGAGCACGACGACGAGGCCGGATCCGGTGCCGCGGTGCTGGCCGCATTGGCCAAACTGGCCGCCGCGGTGGCCGCCGCCCTGGTTGCCAAGGGGCTCACGATCGTCGGCGTCACCGGATCGTCGGGCAAGACCTCCACCAAGGACCTGATCGCCGCGGTGCTGGCGCCGCTGGGGGAGGTGATCGCCCCGCCTGGATCGTTCAACAACGAGCTGGGCCACCCGTGGACGGTGCTGCGGGCCGACGAGAACACCGACTATCTGGTCCTGGAGCTGTCTGCCCGGCATCGCGGCAACATCGCCGCGCTGGCGGCGATCGCCCCGCCGCAGATCGCGGTGGTACTCAACGTCGGGACCGCGCACCTGGGCGAGTTCGGCTCCCGCGAGGCGATCGCCGAGACCAAAGCCGAGCTGGCACAAGCCGTTCCGGCATCCGGCGTGGTGATCCTCAATGTCGATGACTCGGCGGTGGCCGCGATGGCCGACAAGACCGTCGCACGAGTGCTGCGGGTCAGCCGCTCCGCTCCCGCCGACGTGTGGGCCGGGCCGGTGGTGCTCGACGAACTGGCCCGCCCGCGGTTCACCCTGCACGCGGGCGCAGGCGAATCCGAGGTCCGGCTGGGCGTGTCCGGCGATCACCAGGTGGGCAACGCACTGTGCGCCGCCGCCGTGGCCTTGGAGTGCGGTGCCACCCCGCAACAGGTGGCCGACGCGCTGGCCGGTGCCGGACCGGCCTCGGGGCACCGGATGCACGTCAGCACCCGCGCCGACGGCGTGACCGTGATCGACGACTCCTACAACGCCAACCCCGACTCGATGCGGGCGGCGCTGCAGGCGCTGGCCTGGATCGCCCGCGGGGAGAATCCGGGGGAGAAGCGCCACAGCTGGGCGGTGCTGGGGGAGATGGCCGAACTCGGCGAGGACGCGATATCTGAGCATGACCGCATCGGCCGGCTCGCGGTGCGCTTAGATGTGTCTCGTCTCATTGTCGTCGGAGTAGGGAGATCGATGGGCGCGATGCTGCACGGCGCAGTGATGGAGGGATCCTGGGGCGCCGAAGCCACCGCAGTGCCCGACGTCGATGCCGCCCTGGCCCTGTTGCGCGCCGAACTGCAGGCGGGGGACGTGGTACTGGTCAAGGCGTCGAACTCCGCGGGTCTGACCGCGTTGGCTGACGCGCTGAGCAGCGAAGACCCAGGAGATCGCCGATGA
- the mraY gene encoding phospho-N-acetylmuramoyl-pentapeptide-transferase, whose amino-acid sequence MIMILIAAGVALLVAILLTPVLIRVFTKQGFGQEIREDGPASHQSKRGTPSMGGVAIVAGIWAGYLAAELAGLVFYGTGPTASGLLVLGLATALGGVGFLDDLIKIRRSRNLGLNKTAKTVGQVTAATLFGLLVLCFRNSSGLTPGSLQLSYVRDIATVTLPAAVFVLFVILIVSAWSNAVNFTDGLDGLAAGSMAMVSAAYVLITVMQHRNACAIAPGLGCYNVRDPLDLALIAAATAGACIGFLWWNAAPAKIFMGDTGSLALGGVIAGMSITTRTEILAVVLGGLFVAEITSVVVQILAFRSTGRRVFRMAPFHHHFELAGWAETTVIIRFWLLTAIACGLGVSMFYGEWFTAVGG is encoded by the coding sequence ATGATAATGATCCTCATCGCTGCCGGAGTCGCGCTGCTGGTCGCGATCCTGCTGACCCCCGTGCTGATCCGGGTGTTCACCAAGCAGGGATTCGGCCAGGAGATCCGCGAGGACGGACCGGCCAGTCACCAGAGCAAACGGGGCACCCCGTCGATGGGCGGCGTGGCCATCGTGGCCGGGATCTGGGCGGGCTACCTGGCCGCTGAACTGGCGGGCCTGGTCTTCTACGGCACCGGGCCGACGGCCTCGGGCCTGCTGGTCCTGGGGCTGGCCACCGCGCTGGGCGGCGTCGGCTTCCTCGACGACTTGATCAAGATCCGGCGGTCGCGCAACCTCGGTCTGAACAAGACCGCCAAGACCGTCGGGCAGGTCACCGCAGCCACCCTGTTCGGTCTGCTGGTGCTGTGCTTCCGCAACAGCTCCGGTCTGACCCCGGGCAGCCTGCAGCTGTCCTATGTGCGCGACATCGCCACCGTCACGCTGCCCGCGGCGGTGTTCGTGCTGTTTGTGATCCTGATCGTCAGCGCCTGGTCGAACGCGGTCAATTTCACCGACGGCCTCGACGGCCTGGCCGCCGGCTCCATGGCGATGGTCAGCGCGGCCTATGTGCTGATCACCGTGATGCAGCACCGCAACGCCTGCGCGATCGCACCCGGACTGGGCTGCTACAACGTGCGCGACCCGCTGGACCTGGCGCTGATCGCCGCAGCGACCGCGGGCGCCTGCATCGGATTCCTGTGGTGGAACGCCGCGCCGGCGAAGATCTTCATGGGCGACACCGGCTCGCTGGCACTGGGCGGCGTGATCGCCGGCATGTCGATCACCACCCGCACCGAGATCCTCGCGGTGGTGCTCGGCGGGCTGTTCGTCGCCGAGATCACCTCGGTGGTCGTACAGATCCTGGCGTTCCGCAGCACCGGCCGCCGAGTGTTCCGGATGGCCCCGTTCCATCACCACTTCGAGTTGGCCGGCTGGGCTGAGACCACCGTGATCATCCGCTTCTGGCTGCTCACCGCCATCGCCTGTGGCTTGGGCGTCTCCATGTTCTACGGCGAGTGGTTCACCGCCGTAGGCGGCTGA
- the murD gene encoding UDP-N-acetylmuramoyl-L-alanine--D-glutamate ligase translates to MTPEPGLGALSAGARVLVAGAGITGRAIVKALTPFGLDVTLCDDNAAALGAYSEVTTCSPTEAAAQIGGYTLVITSPGFGPDTPVLAAAAAAGVPIWGDVELAWRLDVAGHYGPARRWLVVTGTNGKTTTTSMLYAMLSAAGRRAQLCGNIGSPVLDVLGPPHESELLAVELSSFQLHWAPSLRPEAGAVLNIAEDHLDWHGSMAAYTADKARALAGRVAVVGMDDAPAAALRDTAPAPVKVGFRLGEPAPGELGVIDGMLVDRAFVAEGVDEVALAPAASIPVPGPVGILDALAAAALARSVDVPPQAIAEALASFQVGRHRAELVVVDGGISYVDDSKATNPHAAEASVLAHQRVIWVAGGLLKGASIEPTVARIAPHLAGAVLIGRDRGEVAKALSRHAPDVPVVHVVTGEDIDMGDTAVSPVTHVKRVADGADETLGSRVMTAVVAAARDLARPGDTVLLAPAGASFDQFAGYGARGDAFAAAARSAAGSV, encoded by the coding sequence ATGACGCCCGAACCGGGGTTGGGCGCGCTGTCCGCCGGCGCGCGGGTGCTCGTCGCGGGGGCCGGGATCACCGGCCGTGCCATCGTGAAGGCGTTGACGCCCTTCGGGCTGGACGTGACGCTGTGCGACGACAACGCGGCCGCGCTGGGCGCCTATTCCGAGGTCACGACCTGCAGCCCGACGGAAGCCGCGGCGCAGATCGGCGGCTACACGCTGGTGATCACCAGCCCCGGATTCGGCCCGGACACACCGGTACTGGCCGCCGCCGCGGCGGCCGGGGTGCCGATCTGGGGTGATGTGGAGCTGGCCTGGCGGCTCGACGTCGCGGGCCACTACGGGCCGGCGCGTCGCTGGCTGGTGGTGACCGGCACCAACGGCAAGACCACCACCACGTCGATGCTGTACGCCATGCTGTCCGCCGCGGGCCGGCGTGCCCAGTTGTGCGGCAACATCGGCAGTCCCGTGCTGGACGTGCTGGGACCGCCGCATGAATCCGAACTGCTGGCCGTCGAGCTGTCCAGCTTCCAGCTGCACTGGGCCCCGTCGTTGCGGCCGGAGGCCGGCGCGGTGCTCAACATCGCCGAGGACCACCTGGACTGGCACGGCAGCATGGCCGCCTACACCGCCGACAAGGCCCGCGCGCTGGCCGGCCGGGTGGCGGTGGTCGGGATGGACGACGCCCCTGCCGCGGCCCTGCGCGACACCGCGCCCGCCCCGGTCAAGGTGGGTTTCCGGCTCGGCGAACCGGCGCCCGGTGAGCTTGGCGTGATCGACGGCATGCTGGTGGACCGGGCCTTTGTGGCCGAGGGGGTCGACGAGGTCGCGCTGGCCCCGGCGGCGTCGATACCGGTGCCCGGCCCGGTCGGGATTCTGGATGCGCTGGCGGCCGCCGCGCTGGCCCGCAGTGTCGACGTGCCCCCGCAAGCGATCGCCGAGGCGCTGGCATCGTTCCAGGTCGGGCGGCATCGCGCCGAGCTGGTCGTGGTCGACGGCGGGATCAGCTACGTCGACGACTCCAAGGCCACCAACCCGCATGCGGCCGAAGCGTCGGTGCTGGCCCATCAGCGGGTGATCTGGGTGGCCGGCGGACTGCTCAAGGGCGCCTCGATCGAGCCGACCGTCGCCAGAATCGCCCCTCACCTGGCCGGGGCCGTGCTGATCGGCCGAGATCGCGGCGAGGTTGCCAAGGCGTTATCACGACACGCACCGGATGTCCCCGTCGTCCACGTTGTGACGGGCGAGGATATTGATATGGGTGATACTGCTGTGTCTCCAGTTACTCATGTGAAGCGAGTAGCTGATGGGGCCGATGAGACGCTGGGGTCACGGGTGATGACAGCGGTGGTGGCCGCCGCTCGCGACCTGGCCCGGCCCGGTGACACGGTGCTGCTGGCTCCGGCGGGGGCATCCTTCGACCAGTTCGCCGGCTACGGCGCCCGGGGCGACGCGTTCGCCGCCGCCGCACGTTCCGCGGCAGGATCGGTGTGA
- the ftsW gene encoding putative lipid II flippase FtsW — MIGILARLRRDAGAPEAAAASSEEAADKAAKAEPRTRFGAWLGRPMTSFHLIVAVAALLTTLGLIMVLSASGVESYGTDGSAWRIFGKQVLWTVIGLIGCYVALRMPVRFMRRMAFAGFAFTIVLLVLVLIPGIGTLSNGSRGWFVIAGFSMQPSELAKIAFVIWGAHLLASRRMERATLAEMLVPLVPAAVVALVLIVAQPDLGQTVSLGIILLSLLWYAGLPLRVFLTSLAAIVAAAAIMAVTEGYRSDRVRSWLDPDADLQGAGYQARQAKFALANGGIFGDGLGQGTAKWNYLPNAHNDFIFAIIGEELGFIGGFGLLALFGLFAYTGMRIAKRSADPFLRLLTAATTMWVIGQSFINVGYVIGLLPVTGIQLPLISAGGTSTATTLFMVGIMANAARHEPEAVAALRAGQDDRMNRILRLPLPEPYSPTRLEALRDRLRSRPQPAARQRTAQTTRPAPARSGRQRAAAQAPARAAGRGAGRAGQNGGGRRHAGARPTGGRVRALEGQR; from the coding sequence GTGATCGGCATCCTGGCCCGGCTGCGGCGGGATGCCGGGGCCCCAGAAGCCGCTGCCGCCTCCTCCGAAGAAGCCGCGGACAAGGCCGCCAAGGCCGAGCCGCGCACCCGGTTCGGCGCCTGGCTGGGCCGGCCGATGACGTCGTTTCATCTGATCGTGGCGGTGGCCGCGCTGTTGACCACGCTCGGCTTGATCATGGTGCTGTCGGCATCCGGGGTGGAGTCCTACGGCACCGACGGGTCCGCGTGGCGGATCTTCGGCAAGCAGGTGCTGTGGACCGTGATCGGGCTGATCGGCTGTTATGTGGCGTTGCGCATGCCGGTCCGGTTCATGCGCCGCATGGCTTTTGCCGGTTTCGCTTTCACCATCGTGCTGCTGGTGCTGGTGCTGATCCCGGGCATCGGCACGCTCTCCAACGGTTCCCGCGGCTGGTTCGTCATCGCCGGCTTCTCCATGCAGCCCTCCGAGCTGGCCAAGATCGCCTTCGTCATCTGGGGAGCACACCTGTTGGCGAGCCGGCGCATGGAGCGGGCGACGCTGGCTGAAATGCTCGTCCCGCTGGTGCCGGCCGCCGTGGTCGCACTGGTGCTGATCGTCGCCCAGCCCGACCTCGGGCAGACGGTCTCGCTGGGCATCATCCTGCTGTCGCTGTTGTGGTACGCCGGTCTGCCGTTGCGGGTGTTCCTCACTTCGCTGGCGGCCATCGTCGCCGCCGCCGCGATCATGGCGGTGACCGAGGGCTACCGCTCCGACCGGGTGCGGTCCTGGCTGGACCCCGACGCCGACCTGCAGGGCGCCGGGTACCAGGCGCGACAGGCGAAGTTCGCGCTGGCCAACGGCGGCATCTTCGGCGACGGCCTGGGGCAGGGCACCGCGAAATGGAACTACCTGCCCAATGCGCACAACGACTTCATCTTCGCCATCATCGGCGAGGAGCTCGGCTTCATCGGCGGTTTTGGGCTGCTGGCGCTGTTCGGGCTGTTCGCCTACACCGGCATGCGGATCGCCAAGCGCTCGGCGGACCCGTTCCTGCGGCTGCTGACCGCCGCCACCACGATGTGGGTGATCGGCCAGTCGTTCATCAATGTCGGCTACGTGATCGGGCTGTTGCCGGTCACCGGAATCCAGCTGCCGCTCATTTCCGCGGGCGGAACCTCCACGGCGACAACGCTGTTCATGGTCGGCATCATGGCCAACGCGGCCCGGCACGAGCCGGAGGCGGTGGCGGCGCTGCGCGCCGGCCAGGACGACCGGATGAACCGGATTCTGCGGTTGCCGCTGCCCGAGCCGTATTCGCCGACCCGTCTGGAGGCCCTGCGCGACCGGTTGCGGTCGCGCCCGCAGCCGGCCGCACGGCAACGAACGGCCCAGACGACTCGACCGGCTCCGGCCCGGTCGGGTCGGCAGCGCGCCGCAGCGCAGGCTCCGGCCCGGGCAGCCGGTCGAGGCGCCGGGCGCGCAGGGCAAAATGGAGGCGGCCGGCGTCACGCCGGGGCGCGTCCGACTGGCGGACGCGTACGCGCATTGGAAGGTCAGCGATAG